A part of Ursus arctos isolate Adak ecotype North America chromosome X, UrsArc2.0, whole genome shotgun sequence genomic DNA contains:
- the LOC130542195 gene encoding focal adhesion kinase 1-like gives MQGPCQQYRAAGCKPAAAALATALAGAGRLCACGVRLGKEHGDSLWCHLASYCGLWNWYDRYRASRKITATAYLDPNLNHTLNSSTNTHGGIGVERSLGAMEQLLKVFYYFANSSESATWASIIRHGDANDIRGIIQKTVDSQKLKHMACHGFRLSHLWSEEVHLLHLDMVVSSVREKYEPAHPPEEWK, from the exons ATGCAGGGCCCGTGCCAACAGTATCGCGCGGCAGGGTGCAAGCCGGCTGCTGCCGCCCTTGCCACCGCCCTCGCAGGGGCGGGACGCCTGTGCGCCTGTGGTGTGAGGCTTGGGAAGGAGCACGGAGACAGTTTGTGGTGCCACCTCGCA AGTTACTGTGGCCTTTGGAACTGGTATGACAGATACAGAGCATCTCGCAAAATAACTGCAACTGCTTACCTTGACCCGAACTTGAATCACACACTGAATTCGAGTACCAACACTCACGGGGGTATTGGAGTGGAACGTTCTCTTGGGGCAATGGAGCAACTGTTGAaggtcttttattattttgcaaacAGCAGTGAGTCAGCCACTTGGGCCAGTATTATCAGGCATGGAGATGCTAATGACATCAGGGGCATTATTCAGAAGACAGTGGACAGTCAGAAACTAAAGCACATGGCCTGCCATGGATTTCGCCTCAGTCACCTGTGGTCAGAGGAGGTTCACTTGCTCCACTTGGATATGGTTGTCTCCAGTGTTAGGGAGAAGTATGAACCTGCACATCCACCAGAGGAGTGGAAATAA
- the LOC113248995 gene encoding melanoma antigen preferentially expressed in tumors-like: MKMDQKAIATLLELAAKSLLSNEPAAIHALEELPRDLFVPLFIEAFLGGHKKIVKAMVKAWPFHCLHIGALSVQESYYEILEAMIGGLQILPDQNSSSWGPKLRILDLRQDPDCGTTCSEISTTFPFCFQSCVYSQHSILKTEEAQHNVKCLGIVNSESEPPSTQKPVELLVDLSFNGTLRTKQFLSFLQSKVEQSFGSLHLCCRDLQINKISAHKSVLQFLDLGCIDHLELNQAYLNEVTTLLAQMIHLNSISLSNISFKRCKGEDFRTFLIQLGQLHNLQELSLALFCLTDQLHKLLRILPPQLDTLCLSFCGLSNRDITVLSQSSQASHLRLLNLSNNQIFSEVYEPFQTLLEKVSGTLQYLEINNCLITDSTLSAVLPALSHCTHLRVLSFAFNPITMPLLMGLLQHLTCLMELKHVIYPVPVHCYEQWNFPGSLDRQKLAEVQAQLAAMLQVVERDDMNWTTCPE; this comes from the exons ATGAAGATGGACCAAAAGGCCATAGCCACGCTGCTAGAGCTTGCTGCAAAAAGTCTGCTGAGTAATGAGCCTGCGGCTATCCATGCCCTGGAAGAACTCCCAAGAGACCTCTTTGTTCCCTTGTTCATTGAGGCCTTCTTGGGAGGGCATAAGAAGATAGTAAAAGCAATGGTGAAAGCTTGGCCCTTTCACTGTCTCCATATTGGGGCACTGAGTGTACAAGAGTCATACTATGAAATCTTGGAAGCCATGATTGGTGGTCTGCAGATCCTCCCTGACCAGAATTCTTCCTCTTG GGGGCCAAAACTGAGGATCCTAGATTTGAGGCAGGACCCAGACTGTGGGACAACATGCTCAGAGATCAGTAccacatttcctttctgttttcagtcTTGTGTTTACTCTCAACACTCTATCCTTAAAACAGAAGAAGCCCAGCATAATGTCAAGTGCCTTGGAATTGTTAATTCAGAGTCTGAGCCTCCGTCAACCCAGAAACCCGTGGAATTATTAGTGGACCTTTCTTTCAATGGTACCTTGAGAACaaagcaatttctttctttccttcagagtAAAGTTGAGCAGAGCTTTGGGTCTTTGCACCTCTGCTGCAGAGATTTGCAGATTAATAAAATATCTGCCCACAAAAGTGTCCTGCAGTTTCTGGATCTGGGATGCATTGATCACCTGGAATTGAATCAGGCTTATCTGAATGAAGTCACCACCCTTTTGGCTCAGATGATCCACCTGAACAGCATCAGTTTGTCTAACATCTCCTTTAAACGTTGTAAAGGTGAAGACTTCAGAACTTTTCTCATCCAGCTTGGGCAACTACACAACCTCCAGGAGCTCAGCTTGGCTTTATTCTGCCTTACAGATCAACTGCATAAACTGCTCAg AATCCTGCCACCTCAGTTGGATACATTGTGTCTATCTTTTTGTGGCCTGTCTAACAGAGACATTACTGTCCTGTCCCAGAGTTCTCAGGCCTCCCACCTAAGGCTGTTGAATCTCAGTAACAACCAGATATTCTCAGAAGTTTATGAGCCCTTCCAGACTCTGTTAGAGAAGGTCTCAGGCACCCTGCAGTATCTGGAGATAAATAATTGCCTCATAACTGATTCTACTCTCTCTGCTGTCCTCCCAGCCCTGAGCCACTGTACTCACCTCCGTGTCCTTAGCTTTGCCTTCAACCCCATTACAATGCCTCTGCTCATGGGTCTTCTGCAACATTTAACATGCTTGATGGAGCTGAAGCATGTTATTTATCCTGTTCCTGTCCACTGCTATGAACAATGGAATTTTCCTGGCAGTTTGGACCGACAAAAACTTGCTGAAGTGCAGGCCCAATTGGCAGCAATGCTGCAGGTGGTAGAGAGAGATGACATGAACTGGACCACTTGTCCTGAGTGA